One Branchiostoma lanceolatum isolate klBraLanc5 chromosome 18, klBraLanc5.hap2, whole genome shotgun sequence DNA window includes the following coding sequences:
- the LOC136424478 gene encoding deleted in malignant brain tumors 1 protein-like isoform X1, translated as MAIQALCWSFYALLLLRTCEGDFRFRVLELRLVDGQNPFEGRLEVRDKDIIGRQWGTVCDDRWGIKDAEVACRQLGFPGAMWAHGGGRFPHGAGRIWLSELRCDGSEANLGECAHGGWETNFCEHSQDAGVICHVPGYLGCYRDFLLPDDRVFYHEYLRTFAMTIQMCTEHCRGLGYKYAGTQRGTECFCGQDEHFARLGNRRKDRECQDQCAGDPDQICGSGYLENSNRLTLYDATMGACGGNLTETDAFIYSPGFPGNYTKHVTCTWTITVPENHVIDLDFTMLQLSDGDVIAMEDPAAGFRTTFTGDVIPEVGVTCAEMLHISFRSASSKTGRGFVMTYQALNRTTVYNESADWREACWPPKDNLLIEPHSHQDFHTNWVLIIGIAVGAGVAVLVLCVMLLAIVLTKRKQQNNRQQVVEMPDVVFENKNTALGLEARTRTRPFAHSTENVYEIPTPSPNAFYESPSSDDGSGTPPGGNEYESSLDFLQGLRESWPPPPPAHEMP; from the exons ATGGCGATCCAGGCACTGTGCTGGTCCTTCTACGCTCTCCTACTGCTGAGAACATGCGAAGGAG ACTTCAGGTTCAGAG TGTTGGAGCTGAGACTCGTAGATGGACAGAACCCGTTTGAAGGTCGTTTGGAGGTGAGGGACAAGGACATCATAGGGCGGCAGTGGGGCACGGTCTGCGACGATAGGTGGGGAATCAAGGACGCAGAG GTGGCGTGTCGGCAGCTGGGTTTCCCGGGGGCCATGTGGGCTCACGGCGGCGGGCGGTTCCCTCACGGGGCGGGGAGGATCTGGCTGAGCGAGCTCCGGTGTGACGGGTCCGAGGCCAACCTGGGGGAGTGCGCGCACGGCGGCTGGGAAACCAACTTCTGCGAGCACAGCCAGGACGCAGGGGTCATTTGTCATG TACCCGGATATCTCGGCTGCTACCGAGACTTCCTTCTCCCCGACGACCGAGTCTTCTATCACGAGTACCTCCGAACATTCGCGATGACGATCCAGATGTGTACCGAACATTGCCGAGGCCTCGGGTACAAGTACGCCGGGACTCAGCGTGGGACGGAGTGTTTCTGCGGGCAGGACGAGCATTTTGCCCGGCTGGGGAACCGAAGGAAGGACCGTGAGTGCCAGGACCAGTGCGCGGGGGACCCGGACCAGATCTGCGGGAGTGGCTACCTGGAAAATAGCAACAGGCTCACGCTATACGACG CTACTATGGGGGCGTGTGGCGGGAACTTGACAGAGACAGACGCCTTCATTTACTCACCTGGTTTCCCCGGCAACTACACCAAACACGTGACGTGCACGTGGACAATCACGGTACCCGAAAATCACGTGATCGATCTGGACTTCACGATGCTCCAGCTGtcggatggtgacgtcatcgcgaTGGAGGATCCAGCGGCTGGATTCAGGACCACCTTCACGGGTGACGTCATACCGGAAGTAGGGGTTACTTGTGCTGAAATGTTACATATCTCCTTCCGGTCTGCGTCCAGTAAGACTGGGCGTGGTTTCGTCATGACGTATCAAG CCCTTAACCGGACCACTGTTTATAACGAGTCTGCTGATTGGCGGGAGGCGTGCTGGCCACCGAAGGACAATCTTCTCATAGAGCCACACAGCCACCAGGACTTCC ACACGAACTGGGTGCTGATCATAGGGATAGCAGTCGGCGCAGGCGTGGCCGTCCTTGTGCTCTGTGTAATGCTGCTGGCCATCGTTCTCACCAAAAG GaaacaacagaacaacaggCAACAAGTTGTCGAGATGCCAGATGTCGTCTTTGAGAACAAGAACACCGCCCTGGGTCTAGAAGCGCGCACGCGCACTCGCCCCTTCGCGCATTCGACAGAAAACGTGTACGAGATCCCGACGCCTTCCCCCAACGCGTTCTACGAGTCGCCGAGCAGCGACGACGGTTCAGGAACGCCGCCTGGCGGAAACGAGTATGAGAGCAGCCTGGATTTCTTGCAGGGCCTGCGGGAAAGCTGGCCGCCACCGCCGCCAGCGCACGAGATGCCGTGA
- the LOC136424478 gene encoding deleted in malignant brain tumors 1 protein-like isoform X2 — protein MAIQALCWSFYALLLLRTCEGVLELRLVDGQNPFEGRLEVRDKDIIGRQWGTVCDDRWGIKDAEVACRQLGFPGAMWAHGGGRFPHGAGRIWLSELRCDGSEANLGECAHGGWETNFCEHSQDAGVICHVPGYLGCYRDFLLPDDRVFYHEYLRTFAMTIQMCTEHCRGLGYKYAGTQRGTECFCGQDEHFARLGNRRKDRECQDQCAGDPDQICGSGYLENSNRLTLYDATMGACGGNLTETDAFIYSPGFPGNYTKHVTCTWTITVPENHVIDLDFTMLQLSDGDVIAMEDPAAGFRTTFTGDVIPEVGVTCAEMLHISFRSASSKTGRGFVMTYQALNRTTVYNESADWREACWPPKDNLLIEPHSHQDFHTNWVLIIGIAVGAGVAVLVLCVMLLAIVLTKRKQQNNRQQVVEMPDVVFENKNTALGLEARTRTRPFAHSTENVYEIPTPSPNAFYESPSSDDGSGTPPGGNEYESSLDFLQGLRESWPPPPPAHEMP, from the exons ATGGCGATCCAGGCACTGTGCTGGTCCTTCTACGCTCTCCTACTGCTGAGAACATGCGAAGGAG TGTTGGAGCTGAGACTCGTAGATGGACAGAACCCGTTTGAAGGTCGTTTGGAGGTGAGGGACAAGGACATCATAGGGCGGCAGTGGGGCACGGTCTGCGACGATAGGTGGGGAATCAAGGACGCAGAG GTGGCGTGTCGGCAGCTGGGTTTCCCGGGGGCCATGTGGGCTCACGGCGGCGGGCGGTTCCCTCACGGGGCGGGGAGGATCTGGCTGAGCGAGCTCCGGTGTGACGGGTCCGAGGCCAACCTGGGGGAGTGCGCGCACGGCGGCTGGGAAACCAACTTCTGCGAGCACAGCCAGGACGCAGGGGTCATTTGTCATG TACCCGGATATCTCGGCTGCTACCGAGACTTCCTTCTCCCCGACGACCGAGTCTTCTATCACGAGTACCTCCGAACATTCGCGATGACGATCCAGATGTGTACCGAACATTGCCGAGGCCTCGGGTACAAGTACGCCGGGACTCAGCGTGGGACGGAGTGTTTCTGCGGGCAGGACGAGCATTTTGCCCGGCTGGGGAACCGAAGGAAGGACCGTGAGTGCCAGGACCAGTGCGCGGGGGACCCGGACCAGATCTGCGGGAGTGGCTACCTGGAAAATAGCAACAGGCTCACGCTATACGACG CTACTATGGGGGCGTGTGGCGGGAACTTGACAGAGACAGACGCCTTCATTTACTCACCTGGTTTCCCCGGCAACTACACCAAACACGTGACGTGCACGTGGACAATCACGGTACCCGAAAATCACGTGATCGATCTGGACTTCACGATGCTCCAGCTGtcggatggtgacgtcatcgcgaTGGAGGATCCAGCGGCTGGATTCAGGACCACCTTCACGGGTGACGTCATACCGGAAGTAGGGGTTACTTGTGCTGAAATGTTACATATCTCCTTCCGGTCTGCGTCCAGTAAGACTGGGCGTGGTTTCGTCATGACGTATCAAG CCCTTAACCGGACCACTGTTTATAACGAGTCTGCTGATTGGCGGGAGGCGTGCTGGCCACCGAAGGACAATCTTCTCATAGAGCCACACAGCCACCAGGACTTCC ACACGAACTGGGTGCTGATCATAGGGATAGCAGTCGGCGCAGGCGTGGCCGTCCTTGTGCTCTGTGTAATGCTGCTGGCCATCGTTCTCACCAAAAG GaaacaacagaacaacaggCAACAAGTTGTCGAGATGCCAGATGTCGTCTTTGAGAACAAGAACACCGCCCTGGGTCTAGAAGCGCGCACGCGCACTCGCCCCTTCGCGCATTCGACAGAAAACGTGTACGAGATCCCGACGCCTTCCCCCAACGCGTTCTACGAGTCGCCGAGCAGCGACGACGGTTCAGGAACGCCGCCTGGCGGAAACGAGTATGAGAGCAGCCTGGATTTCTTGCAGGGCCTGCGGGAAAGCTGGCCGCCACCGCCGCCAGCGCACGAGATGCCGTGA